AAATGTTGATGGAAGATTTTATCTGAACATAACATTCGAAAATAAGAGACAGAGAAATTCTCCatatcatctcacagaatgaGACGAGAGGTCATTGTAATTGTTCTCTGGGAAGATTGGCTTTTACAGAAGTGGGAAAGTTGCTTCCAGAAGATCTGCATTAACAAAACTTTTCTGGGAATTAGGGCAACATTTGTTTCCCAGCTGTTGGAGTTTCACTGCATCAGTAGCCAAATGTGATCAGCTGAAATAGCGGTGAGATGTTCAatagctgctgcttctgctgatTTTGCTGCAACTTGGACCAAATTTGCATGCTAAGGtggaaatcagtaataaaatagaattgaGTATAAAGAAATTCAGTGTCAGCTTTAACTGATTGTATATAAACCCATAAAAATtgtgtaatatatttataatttcctGAAAACTGCCTTGCTAGATCTGAACTGGTAGTGACTTTTCAGTTCAAACTCTGTAGACACAGCTGATGATCAAACTTTAGAGTTAATATATCCGTTGCAGTCGATGATGGGATGCTGTCTTGATGCCCTTAGAGTCTCCCTGCCATGCAGCCATCATAGTCTCCACTCTCTCAAGCAGGACCTGAGGTCTGCTCTATTATCCACAACCAGAGACACGGCCTGGCACAGAGAGGGTCAAGCTGGCCATTGTCCAGGGCCTGCGCAGCATtgattgttaattattttaaagataatctcTGTCcctagattttttcttttattattattgtatctgtATAAACTAACATAATGGTGTTAGAAATTTCCACATGAAACCTAAAGCTCTCATGCATTTAATTAGAAGTGCTATCTTAATTTTGTGAGTTAATTTACATCACCATTTTTGTATGCTCATCATGAGAAAATCTGTGTTGCATTTATCTTTTAATGTCAGAGATAATGAACAGTGACTTTTAGCATATGCGTCATACCCAGGAATTCCCTGAATGTGTGAGGCTTTGTTACATATAACAAACTTTTTGCTAACTGAAAGGTCTGgctagtctgtttttttttttttttatatgacattttttGATATCTTGCAAAATAATCTTGGTAGGgaaatttaatatttcaaaagtgctgggataaaaTCCAAGGCAGAAAGTTCTTGGAGTGAAAAATTGAACAAGTTGAAAACTCAAGGGAATGTGATTAAGATATATTTGGACACTTAGAACTATGTAAAGGATGTAGTAGACGAAAATGGAAACAGCATGCTTCTAAATACAAGTAGGAAAGTACAGGCGTAATGGCATTGTTAGGCTCTGACCAAGAACAAccatttgaaatgatgaaatcatCACAAAACTTTGTAATGTAttaggagaaattttaaaataatacattaattttcAGAGTCAACCATTAGGACTTTCTTAATCATCTctcaaagaatatttattttcaggCTGGTTTGTCCTCCTGAAGTCTCTCTAACTTATTTCCCATGGTCATTCACACTAATATGTTCTTTTTCATTAACAATTTGGGCAGCCTGttaatttgttcatatttttcagTGTGTTGCTGCTGGGTCCAGATCAAGGTAATGAAACAGAGGGAACAACTCTTGGCTTGCTTGCATTGCCAGAACTACTATTTTATGGTTGGCTATTCTCAGTTTGTGTCAAGATATTGAATGCCTATCACTCAAACACTGTTGAGAAGTTAATGACCTTCCACTGATTTCTGTGCCTTTCTGTCTCTGAGTGTCATCATAGGTCCTTAATTTCTGACTCCAGAAGGGAATGGATATGATATACTGGCTCAGCGTGATGTACTGTAATTAAAGTACAAAGTTtgaacgctttttttttttttttgccagtattTAAATACAAGaatctcccccaaccccacaaatCCCTGACTACTGACAACTTTTATTGATAGGCTACACAATTAAATACATAGTAGAAAAGGCCATAAATACTAACAAGAATAATGTTAATGGAGATGAATTGTAAGAAAGTAGTGAAACTATTTCCTAATTTCTTAGCATAAAGTAATTTGTCTTAATTTCACATAAAGTAATCGATAGTCTGTTTTCCAAGTCCAAATCTAAGCTAAAAGAGGGCAAGACTAAGAAAGTAGAAGCggctatggaaagcagtttgggcATAGGAAATAGTAATAGAGAGGGATCCTTGGTGGTTTTAAAAGTTGACAGCAGAGAGCAGAGGTGAACAAAAGTAGAAGCagtgaaaatcaaaacaagacaGAATGACCATTCTGGATCTTGTTTATAATCTTGCCATACATTCTTAGTGGTAAACAAGGGTGAGTGTAGACAATAGAACAATAGAAAATCCATTGCTTGTAGAACTAGCTAAATCCTATATACCATAATATCCTtgactatctatctatcttatctatctatctatctatctatctatctatctatctatctatctatctctgacatatatatgtaatataaatatctaTGATTTATTATGACATGATATCATGCATATTTGCAGCTATTTCACTTGATAATTAGGAAAATTAACACTGCTTAACATGCAGAGgtatgtaaaatttaattttgagattttttttcaaactctttttGCCTATGTGTTTAAGACTTCACAGATGTTATTAGAGCAGAATCTCATTATGAGGtctcaaaactttttttaagcTTGTTTGGGATTCTGGctaatatcttaaaataaattgattttcagGATACTACAAATAATGACTTTATTGGGTATAGTATAGACTATACATAATCAATAGATGTCAGGAAAGGTGGTTAAGTGGTTAAACGGAATGCTGTaacataaaaatctttaaaatacaggtttaagataaaaaatagattttaaacttCCCTTCCAAATTCAGAgtattctatgtatttatttatagattttggatatttggTTGGTCCTAATCTTTATTCCTGAAGAAATATGCAATAAAACCACCAGTAGTAagattaactacagagaaaggtgaatttaaatgaattttttttaagtttcataaaattctgagttagggaagatttgaaaaatgtaataCTATCACTTTCAAACTCATAAAGGAACGAATGGAacatttttaaggttaaattagAGGAAGACATTGTTATTTCATATGTGTTTAATATATAAGGAGAGCCTCTAAAgctgaaagaaataatttgttCTCAAGTCTGCTAAATATTTATTACCTTAATTGTTTTGAGCTAATCATTTAACTGTCTTTgaaagaccagtttggccaaatTTCAGCCTACTCAGGTCTCCATCCAAATTGTGAGAAGTCAACAACAGTTAGCCATTGGTAAGATTTTCCTAACTCCTTTATTTCGTGATATATTTGTTCCACTGTTCTCTAAGGCATcatgtttttcacatttaaattatattcattttttaaaagtacttaatTCTCTAAGTTCATAGTTGGgagattttaatttgcaatttatCACTTATCAGAGAtgtttctgtaaaatgagagaagaCATTGGCCTCGGAATCAGAGTTTACACACAATATCTCCCCAAAGACCCCagaaaatactcaaaaaattGGTAATGAGATTTTTTCAGAGATAGTGAGGATTTTAGATCTCTATCCTGTCACTTCCAATGTAATATTATGTTAGTTAATCGTTTATTACTACTGATTACCttctttctgtcctcttttaactttcaattttaatatatttgcttttgggtatacaaaatgaaagcaaatatttatacCTTAAATCTGCCACTTTGTATCTTCTTCAGAACACCTTATATAAAATTGTTTCGTTATACATTACTTGTTTTTGACAATTAATTTGCATTATGAGTTGTTACTCTTCTTTCATTAAGTTTCAGCTCACTTTACTATACACTCCTGAAATTCCCTTAGCTATTTTCATTTACTATGTTAATTGGTTTATAAAATCTAAGCCAGAAGAGTTATAACTTCCCTTAACAAACATTGCTTGAAGTACTGAGTTTAAAAGTTTATGTTCCAAGTTTACGAGGGAATCAATTTGCTTTTACAAATTGCAAGCAATAGGCTAGAAAATAAACTTTACGAAATAATTCAGTGGGAGAAGCATTTCTGGTAATGTATTTTCTGCTTTGATTGGTTCTTAAATTTTGATTCTTAGTGTTACAAATAGAGTTCCGATTATCAATATatgggcatcttttttttttttcttcaggccAAAAGGTGTGTTTTGCTGACTTCAAGCATCCCTGCTACAAAATGGCCTACTTCCATGAACTGTCCAGCCGAGTGAGCTTTCAGGAGGCGCGCCTGGCTTGTGAGAGTGAAGGAGGAGTCCTCCTCAGCCTTGAGAATGAAGCAGAACAGAAGTTAATAGAGAGCATGTTGCAAAACCTGACAAAACCCGGAACGGGGATTTCTGATGGTGATTTCTGGATAGGGCTTTGGAGGAATGGAGATGGGCAAACATCTGGTGCCTGCCCAGATCTCTACCAGTGGTCTGATGGAAGCAGTTCCCAGTACCGGTGAGTATGGATCTTGAGCAGTTGACAGGCGTTCTGGGGAACTCCACAAGGTAGAGGGAGGACTCTGTCACCTGTAGAGGATGTCAGAGTAGGACAGGCAGAATCATTTAGTAGTCATGTATCTGAGTGTTCCTGTTACTCTCTGTTTGCAGAAACTGGTACACGGATGAACCTTCCTGTGGAAGTGAAAAGTGTGTTGTGATGTATCACCAACCAACTGCCAATCCTGGCCTTGGAGGTCCCTACCTTTACCAGTGGAATGATGACAGGTGCAACATGAAGCACAATTATATTTGCAAGTATGAACCAGGTAAGCAGTAGCAAAAGAAGGTACAGAAGATTTTGTGCATGTTTCATTGTATTaagttttgtctttaattttcacTACCTGtggctctttttgtttttctgctgtgAAATAGAAAATTACCTTGCAGCTCGTCGTATCACTCGTGTAATGAAGTATATCATATGCTGTAGAGCAAACTGCCCAATGAACTCAAAGAAGAGAGTGAATAAAAACGTCTGGAGAgatgtctttaagaaaaaataatcatttctaacaataaaaccaactttttttgtaaatagattttgtaaacaataaatatctgttgtaaaatattttaaacattactaTAATATGTGGGAAGTAGATGTAAGTCACCAAAGCACCTATAGACTTACACACGTGAGCAGCACTTCTTTATCTGATTTTAAGAGAACAAAGCACTTTCTCCTGGAACATTTGCTTATCATTTTATGGTATAATACTTGACATGTGGTACTCAGTAAAAACAAgacgatcatagctcattgtccCATAGTGGAAAAAAGCAGGAAGATATGATTCGTTCTCCCTGTGATTCCTATTCTTGAAACATGCCTCCTCAGTGAGCTTTCTTTTGAAATCTCTCACTACTTGTCATATGCAGCAAATGGGAATCTTATATTGACTTGAGCTATACTGGCATGggttctagattttaaaaatagtcaatTTGAATTACTTTGAATAGAATAGATCATCTGAATTCATATTTGATTGAAAGAGAGACTAATACAAACTCCGTGGACTCATTTTGTAAAATCATCTGAGAAAGTCAAGTTAGATTCTTAGGCTTTGAgatttctttgctgtttttctcCTCTGCAGTGTTTGGAAGTCTCATTTTAACTCTTCTGAAGAGGTGTCTGCTTGAACTCATAATACATGTTCACAGAAGGCAATTATAGTTGAATACTGCTGCTTCCATTATTCTCTTgaaattacatgattctttttctcttaatacCATAAAGCACAAAGGATTATTTGGATTAGGCTTACCCTTGTCTTACATTTATCCTGCTCTTGAGTGTATTAGCCAACTTTTTATATCCCTGGTGAGTTTATTCTTTAACCATCTTGGTTGCTAAACCCATCATTACCTTCCAGGAAGCCTTTGCAAAGCTGAGTCTGTTATGCGCTTatgtcctttatttttctcttggagAAATATAAAGTTGAAAttctctaatattttaaatttgtgacaTTCTATGTACTTAAGACTATTGAATAATACAAGTACAATATTATGCATTATTCTTAATATTACATTGTcgccttctcctttcttttgagtTCAAAGGTCAATTATTTGACCCttcattgtattatatttattttattttgcattcaaATTGATGCCATTATTTAGCACACTATAAATCTTATAATCTTCTTTACTTGTTTATGTATGAGGTAATCTAGCTTTACATTACTCATGCAAGAGCAtttatgatataaaattattctttctttatcttctccATTCTACCCAAATCTTCAAATAatctatatttattaaaatattcttttatgtagtttttgttttgaagcACATTCACAGGTTTACTGTTGGCCTTATTAATGTGctcaggatttttattttttatgtcatgatttaatcttttttgtttttttatttctatttcgtTAACCCTCCTTGAGCTTAGTGTCTGCTTTGTAAAGGATGTTGGTTTGATTAAATTCGTTGGTTATATAATTACCAAGTTTTATGGATATACCAATTTTTAGTGATACTTTGcataatatttatgttatttgtttaaaaataccaGTTGACGAGGCATAGGGTGACTAAGTTCTCTAGAAGAGTAGGTAGAGTCTAGAACTGAATCTGAAACCCAGAGGAGGCTATTAAAATGTCAGGGTAAAATTTGTGTACAAGAGTAAAAAATATTCCTACAAAATGGTATATGATTAAACTTCCAACAAAGGGGGACTCTATGACATTATAAGACAATGTAAGAATGgtaaacattaaattaaaattcttctCTATCTTAAAGACTACGTAAGATGTTACATGTGTTCTTATTTCAATCGACAAAAGTAGAGAGTCACACTTTTggaacaaatggaaacaaatttatgttttttaaaataattcaatttactttcattgaattatttatttaacaaatagttccttaaggaaaagaaaaatagaaaatagagcaATACCAAATCATGACAAGAAACTTCAACaattttaaagtgtgtggcaaGAGGAGAAAATATCAGGCATAATAGTTAATGGATGCCAGGCTTAATACTTcagtgatgggatgatctgtgcagcaaagcaccatggcacacatttacccatgtaacaaacctgcacattctgctcatataaccctgaacttaaaagttagaaaaacaataaaaaataaagggtgTGGCAATTAAAGAGACATCTATAAAACTAGGGAAAGAAACAACTTGCAAGCTTTAAtttagtgttattattattattatttttaaaagtggacaCTATTGAAAAGCAAATCTAAGGACGGTGTTGTATGTGTAGAACAGAAATGTGGCTTAGAACATTGTTGCTCGAATCATCAGTTCCAAATTCAATCCACATACGGTCATCTGCTGATTATTATTGCAAGGGGAAACCTAAATAATACACACTGATATTAGTAAAGAAATTATCTTGCTTGTCTCTGAATTGCATTTAATATATCACACTCTTATGTTTGCCAATTCTTGGTTAGCCTTGCTTAACTTTGTGCCTGGTCCACC
This window of the Rhinopithecus roxellana isolate Shanxi Qingling chromosome 13, ASM756505v1, whole genome shotgun sequence genome carries:
- the CHODL gene encoding chondrolectin isoform X1, encoding MSRVVSLLLGAALLCGHGAFCRRVVSGQKVCFADFKHPCYKMAYFHELSSRVSFQEARLACESEGGVLLSLENEAEQKLIESMLQNLTKPGTGISDGDFWIGLWRNGDGQTSGACPDLYQWSDGSSSQYRNWYTDEPSCGSEKCVVMYHQPTANPGLGGPYLYQWNDDRCNMKHNYICKYEPEINPTAPAEKPYLTNQPGDTHQNVVVTEAGIIPNLIYVVIPTIPLLLLILVAFGTCCFQMLHKSKGRTKTSPNQSTLWISKSTRKESGMEV
- the CHODL gene encoding chondrolectin isoform X2; protein product: MAAGSAHSQKVCFADFKHPCYKMAYFHELSSRVSFQEARLACESEGGVLLSLENEAEQKLIESMLQNLTKPGTGISDGDFWIGLWRNGDGQTSGACPDLYQWSDGSSSQYRNWYTDEPSCGSEKCVVMYHQPTANPGLGGPYLYQWNDDRCNMKHNYICKYEPEINPTAPAEKPYLTNQPGDTHQNVVVTEAGIIPNLIYVVIPTIPLLLLILVAFGTCCFQMLHKSKGRTKTSPNQSTLWISKSTRKESGMEV